In the genome of Nocardioides marmoribigeumensis, one region contains:
- a CDS encoding VIT1/CCC1 transporter family protein — translation MSDELAPGVPHDSDGEIGHEHADVTGGWLRPAVFGAMDGLVSNVALIAGVAGGTAASAGTKPVILAGLAGLSAGAFSMAVGEYTSVASQAEAAQHEIHKERREIQRNSAGEQAELAAMYVAKGLTPELAAQVAEQIHEDPEQAVAVHAREEFGIDPDDLTSPMLAAVSSFIAFTIGALVPLAPYFFGVSSVWPAVLVTMAALFACGAVVTQMTSRAWWFGGARQMSLGAAAAGITYVVGSLVGTTGA, via the coding sequence ATGAGCGACGAGCTGGCACCCGGCGTCCCCCACGACTCCGACGGAGAGATCGGTCACGAGCACGCCGACGTCACCGGCGGCTGGCTCCGCCCGGCCGTCTTCGGTGCCATGGACGGCCTGGTGTCCAACGTCGCGCTCATCGCGGGTGTCGCGGGCGGCACGGCCGCCTCGGCCGGGACCAAGCCGGTCATCCTCGCGGGTCTCGCCGGCCTCTCGGCGGGCGCCTTCTCGATGGCGGTGGGGGAGTACACCTCGGTCGCCAGCCAGGCCGAGGCCGCCCAGCACGAGATCCACAAGGAGCGGCGCGAGATCCAGCGCAACTCCGCCGGCGAGCAGGCCGAGCTCGCGGCGATGTACGTCGCCAAGGGGCTCACCCCCGAGCTCGCCGCCCAGGTGGCCGAGCAGATCCACGAGGACCCCGAGCAGGCGGTCGCGGTGCACGCCCGGGAGGAGTTCGGGATCGACCCCGACGACCTCACCTCCCCGATGCTGGCCGCGGTGTCGTCGTTCATCGCCTTCACGATCGGGGCCCTGGTGCCCCTCGCGCCCTACTTCTTCGGCGTCTCCTCGGTGTGGCCGGCCGTGCTGGTCACCATGGCGGCCCTGTTCGCGTGCGGCGCGGTGGTCACCCAGATGACCAGCCGGGCCTGGTGGTTCGGCGGGGCCCGCCAGATGTCCCTGGGTGCCGCGGCCGCCGGGATCACCTACGTCGTGGGCTCCCTGGTCGGCACCACCGGGGCCTGA
- a CDS encoding SCO family protein, whose amino-acid sequence MPERLRRAAGAAVLALVLPLAACGGSSGAADDPARADDGLYGAVLDQPYTVPSIPLEDTAGRTEPLSARFDKPLTLVFFGYTHCPDICIAVMSDLASTMARLSEKQAQQVRVLFVTTDPARDDTATLRAYLDRFDPSFEGLTGPLPDLVRAGDAFHVAIETGKRLPTGGYEVTHSTPVLGVVPGSSGDRASVRVVWTEGTSAAKLAADVQDALADPDLLEPA is encoded by the coding sequence GTGCCTGAGCGTCTCCGACGGGCGGCCGGGGCAGCCGTCCTGGCCCTCGTGCTGCCCCTGGCGGCGTGCGGCGGGTCCTCGGGCGCGGCGGACGACCCGGCCCGCGCCGACGACGGGCTCTACGGTGCCGTGCTCGACCAGCCCTACACGGTCCCCTCGATCCCGCTGGAGGACACCGCGGGCCGCACCGAGCCGCTGAGCGCGCGCTTCGACAAGCCGCTGACGCTGGTCTTCTTCGGCTACACGCACTGCCCCGACATCTGCATCGCGGTCATGTCCGACCTGGCCAGCACGATGGCGCGGCTCAGCGAGAAGCAGGCGCAGCAGGTCCGCGTGCTGTTCGTCACCACCGACCCCGCCCGCGACGACACCGCGACGCTGCGCGCCTACCTCGACCGCTTCGACCCCTCCTTCGAGGGCCTCACCGGCCCGCTGCCCGACCTGGTCCGGGCCGGCGACGCGTTCCACGTCGCCATCGAGACGGGCAAGCGGCTGCCGACCGGCGGCTACGAGGTGACCCACAGCACCCCGGTGCTGGGCGTCGTCCCCGGGTCCTCGGGCGACCGGGCCTCGGTCCGCGTCGTCTGGACCGAGGGCACCTCGGCCGCCAAGCTGGCCGCCGACGTCCAGGACGCCCTCGCCGACCCCGACCTGCTGGAGCCCGCGTGA
- the pyk gene encoding pyruvate kinase — protein sequence MRRAKIVCTLGPATSTPERILELVEAGMDVARLNLSHGAYEDHEKVYAMVRQASDKVGKSVGVLVDLQGPKIRLGKLPHGPVDLGADDRLTITTRDVADTHDRLLVPTTYQGLPGDVNPGDQVLIDDGRVHLEVLEKNDTDVLTRVLVAGRISNHKGINLPGVPVSVPAMTDKDRADLRWALRQTVDLIALSFVRNAEDAAEVRAIMDEEGVWLPVVAKIEKPQAIDNLTEIIKAFDAFMVARGDLGVECPLEDVPFLQKRVIEAARRNAKPVIVATQMLESMITAPRPTRAEASDVANAVLDGADAVMLSGETSVGEYPIETVRTMARIVESTEDHELEHMAAIDWQPRTRGGVIAKAAVEVAERVGAKYLVAFTQSGDSARRLSRLRSAIPILAFTPVPVVRSQLSLSWGIETFIGESVDHTDEMVRQVDESLLRIGRVKEGDLVVIIAGSPPGIPGSTNALRIHRMGDAINEVAPAYRRTRS from the coding sequence GTGCGGAGAGCCAAGATCGTGTGCACCCTGGGTCCGGCGACCTCCACCCCCGAGCGCATCCTCGAGCTCGTCGAGGCCGGGATGGACGTCGCGCGGCTCAACCTCAGCCACGGCGCCTACGAGGACCACGAGAAGGTCTACGCGATGGTGCGCCAGGCCTCGGACAAGGTGGGCAAGAGCGTCGGCGTGCTCGTCGACCTCCAGGGCCCCAAGATCCGGCTGGGCAAGCTGCCCCACGGACCGGTCGACCTCGGTGCCGACGACCGCCTGACCATCACCACGCGGGACGTCGCCGACACCCACGACCGGTTGCTGGTGCCGACGACCTACCAGGGCCTGCCCGGTGACGTGAACCCCGGCGACCAGGTGCTCATCGACGACGGCCGTGTGCACCTCGAGGTGCTCGAGAAGAACGACACCGACGTGCTCACCCGTGTCCTGGTCGCCGGCCGCATCAGCAACCACAAGGGGATCAACCTGCCCGGCGTCCCGGTCTCCGTGCCGGCGATGACCGACAAGGACCGGGCCGACCTGCGCTGGGCGCTGCGCCAGACCGTCGACCTGATCGCGCTCTCGTTCGTCCGCAACGCCGAGGACGCCGCCGAGGTGCGCGCGATCATGGACGAGGAGGGCGTCTGGCTCCCCGTCGTGGCCAAGATCGAGAAGCCGCAGGCGATCGACAACCTCACCGAGATCATCAAGGCCTTCGACGCCTTCATGGTCGCCCGCGGCGACCTCGGTGTGGAGTGCCCCCTCGAGGACGTGCCGTTCCTCCAGAAGCGCGTGATCGAGGCCGCTCGCCGCAACGCCAAGCCGGTCATCGTCGCCACCCAGATGCTGGAGTCGATGATCACCGCGCCGCGCCCGACCCGCGCGGAGGCCTCCGACGTCGCCAACGCGGTGCTCGACGGCGCCGACGCGGTGATGCTCTCCGGCGAGACGAGCGTGGGGGAGTACCCCATCGAGACGGTGCGGACCATGGCCCGCATCGTGGAGTCCACCGAGGACCACGAGCTCGAGCACATGGCCGCCATCGACTGGCAGCCCCGCACCCGTGGGGGCGTCATCGCCAAGGCCGCGGTCGAGGTCGCCGAGCGCGTCGGCGCGAAGTACCTCGTCGCGTTCACCCAGAGCGGTGACTCCGCGCGCCGGCTGTCGCGGCTGCGCAGCGCGATCCCGATCCTCGCCTTCACCCCGGTGCCGGTGGTGCGGTCCCAGCTGTCGCTCTCGTGGGGGATCGAGACCTTCATCGGCGAGTCCGTCGACCACACCGACGAGATGGTGCGCCAGGTCGACGAGTCGCTGCTGCGCATCGGCCGGGTCAAGGAGGGCGACCTGGTGGTGATCATCGCCGGCAGCCCGCCCGGCATCCCCGGGTCGACCAACGCGCTGCGGATCCACCGCATGGGTGACGCGATCAACGAGGTCGCGCCGGCCTACCGCCGCACGCGCTCCTGA
- the lgt gene encoding prolipoprotein diacylglyceryl transferase, which translates to MIPLSIPSPGQGVWHLGPFPVRGYALCIILGIVVAVWLGERRLQARGGRPGQVQDIALFAVPFGIVGGRLYHVATDWEKYFGEGKHPVDALKIWHGGLGIWGAIALGALGAWIGARRAGVRFAPLADSLAPGIVLAQAIGRWGNWFNQELFGKPSDLPWALEIDPAHRPPGYEDSPTFHPAFLYEFVWNIGVAALVIWADRRFKLGHGRAFALYVAAYCVGRGWIEMLRIDPVQANDVLGLRLNVWTSIVLFVLSMAYFVVQGRRRPGREESALVEPGPGGDDASADGSGDAASLPS; encoded by the coding sequence GTGATCCCTCTCTCCATCCCCAGCCCCGGCCAGGGTGTGTGGCACCTCGGCCCCTTCCCGGTCCGCGGCTACGCGCTGTGCATCATCCTCGGCATCGTCGTCGCGGTGTGGCTGGGGGAGCGTCGTCTGCAGGCCCGCGGCGGCCGGCCCGGCCAGGTGCAGGACATCGCGCTCTTCGCGGTGCCGTTCGGCATCGTGGGCGGGCGGCTCTACCACGTGGCCACCGACTGGGAGAAGTACTTCGGGGAGGGCAAGCACCCCGTCGACGCCCTCAAGATCTGGCACGGCGGCCTCGGCATCTGGGGGGCGATCGCGCTGGGCGCCCTCGGCGCCTGGATCGGGGCCCGGCGCGCCGGCGTACGCTTCGCGCCGCTGGCCGACTCGCTGGCCCCCGGCATCGTCTTGGCGCAGGCGATCGGGCGCTGGGGCAACTGGTTCAACCAGGAGCTGTTCGGCAAGCCGTCCGACCTCCCGTGGGCCCTCGAGATCGACCCCGCGCACCGGCCCCCCGGCTACGAGGACAGCCCGACCTTCCACCCGGCGTTCCTCTACGAGTTCGTCTGGAACATCGGGGTCGCTGCCCTGGTGATCTGGGCCGACCGGCGCTTCAAGCTGGGCCACGGGCGCGCGTTCGCGCTCTACGTCGCGGCCTACTGCGTCGGGCGGGGCTGGATCGAGATGCTCCGCATCGACCCGGTCCAGGCCAACGACGTCCTGGGCCTGCGGCTCAACGTGTGGACCTCGATCGTGCTGTTCGTCCTGTCGATGGCCTACTTCGTCGTCCAGGGACGACGCCGCCCCGGCCGCGAGGAGTCCGCGCTGGTCGAGCCCGGACCCGGAGGCGACGACGCCTCCGCCGACGGGTCCGGCGACGCGGCTAGCCTTCCCTCATGA
- a CDS encoding ANTAR domain-containing response regulator: MTTTDRAAPRLRVVIAEDQALIRMDLAEMLGEEGYDVVGQASDGEEAIRLAEQERPDLVVLDVKMPRLDGISAAQRIAEQRIAPVVILTAFGQRELVERARDAGAMAYVVKPFTKNDLVPAIEMAVSRYAEISTLEAEVAELHERLETRKAVDRAKGVLQQQLDLTEPEAFRWIQKTAMDLRLSMRQVAEGVVRHGPEVAARSVQPGDE, from the coding sequence GTGACGACCACCGACCGTGCCGCGCCGCGCCTGCGGGTGGTGATCGCCGAGGACCAGGCGCTCATCCGCATGGACCTGGCCGAGATGCTCGGCGAGGAGGGGTACGACGTGGTGGGCCAGGCCTCGGACGGCGAGGAGGCCATCCGGCTGGCCGAGCAGGAGCGTCCCGACCTGGTCGTCCTCGACGTCAAGATGCCGAGGCTCGACGGGATCTCGGCCGCGCAGCGCATCGCCGAGCAGCGCATCGCCCCGGTCGTCATCCTGACCGCCTTCGGCCAGCGCGAGCTGGTGGAGAGGGCGCGGGACGCGGGAGCGATGGCCTACGTGGTCAAGCCGTTCACCAAGAACGACCTCGTGCCCGCCATCGAGATGGCGGTCAGCCGCTACGCCGAGATCAGCACGCTCGAGGCCGAGGTGGCCGAGCTCCACGAGCGGCTCGAGACCCGCAAGGCCGTCGACCGGGCCAAGGGCGTGCTGCAGCAGCAGCTCGACCTGACCGAGCCCGAGGCCTTCCGCTGGATCCAGAAGACGGCGATGGACCTGCGCCTCTCGATGCGGCAGGTGGCCGAGGGCGTGGTCCGTCACGGTCCCGAGGTCGCGGCGCGGAGCGTCCAGCCCGGCGACGAGTGA
- a CDS encoding glutamate synthase subunit beta: MADPRGFLKNGREVADRRPVEERVHDWHEVYPESPGRALLPIIKTQAGRCMDCGIPFCHQGCPLGNLIPEWNDLVWREDWEDAVERLHATNNFPEFTGRLCPAPCETACVLGINQDPVTIKNVEVAIADKAWESGMVRPQPPEWLTGKTVAVVGSGPAGLAVAQQLTRAGHTVAVYERADRPGGLLRYGIPEFKMEKRVLDRRLRQMEREGTIFRNNVAVGDKVGGQQLLERFDAVVLATGSTVARDLDVPGRELGGIHQAMHYLPQANRVARGEEVEDQVLATGKDVVIIGGGDTGADCLGTAIRQEARSITQLEIMPQPGTDRAPHQPWPTYPMTFRVSSAHEEGGERLYAASTTEFLGDDDGQVRALRICEVDAKFQPVEGTEREIPAQLVLFAMGFTGPERPGLVEQLGVELDERGNVKRDKDYKTTVPGVFVAGDAGRGQSLIVWAIAEGRAAAAAVDTYLTGSTTLPAPIPPTERPLVV, from the coding sequence ATGGCTGACCCACGCGGTTTCCTCAAGAACGGTCGCGAGGTCGCCGACCGTCGTCCCGTCGAGGAGCGGGTGCACGACTGGCACGAGGTATACCCGGAGTCCCCGGGTCGTGCGCTGCTGCCGATCATCAAGACCCAGGCGGGTCGCTGCATGGACTGCGGCATCCCGTTCTGCCACCAGGGCTGCCCGCTGGGCAACCTGATCCCCGAGTGGAACGACCTGGTCTGGCGCGAGGACTGGGAGGACGCCGTCGAACGCCTCCACGCGACCAACAACTTCCCGGAGTTCACCGGTCGGCTCTGTCCTGCTCCGTGCGAGACCGCCTGCGTGCTGGGCATCAACCAGGACCCGGTGACGATCAAGAACGTCGAGGTCGCCATCGCCGACAAGGCCTGGGAGTCCGGCATGGTCCGGCCTCAGCCCCCGGAGTGGCTGACCGGCAAGACCGTCGCCGTCGTCGGCTCGGGCCCGGCCGGTCTCGCCGTCGCCCAGCAGCTCACCCGGGCGGGCCACACCGTCGCGGTATACGAGCGGGCCGACCGTCCCGGCGGTCTGCTGCGCTACGGCATCCCCGAGTTCAAGATGGAGAAGCGTGTCCTCGACCGTCGCCTCCGCCAGATGGAGCGCGAGGGCACGATCTTCCGCAACAACGTCGCCGTCGGCGACAAGGTCGGCGGGCAGCAGCTGCTCGAGCGCTTCGACGCCGTCGTCCTGGCCACGGGGTCGACCGTGGCCCGCGACCTCGACGTCCCCGGCCGCGAGCTCGGCGGGATCCACCAGGCGATGCACTACCTGCCCCAGGCCAACCGCGTCGCCCGCGGCGAGGAGGTCGAGGACCAGGTCCTGGCCACCGGCAAGGACGTCGTCATCATCGGTGGTGGCGACACCGGTGCCGACTGCCTCGGCACGGCCATCCGCCAGGAGGCCCGCTCCATCACGCAGCTGGAGATCATGCCGCAGCCGGGCACGGACCGCGCGCCCCACCAGCCGTGGCCGACCTACCCGATGACGTTCCGCGTCTCCTCCGCCCACGAGGAGGGCGGCGAGCGCCTGTACGCCGCGTCGACGACCGAGTTCCTCGGCGACGACGACGGCCAGGTGCGCGCGCTGCGGATCTGCGAGGTGGACGCGAAGTTCCAGCCGGTCGAGGGCACCGAGCGCGAGATCCCGGCCCAGCTGGTGCTCTTCGCGATGGGCTTCACCGGCCCCGAGCGTCCGGGTCTCGTCGAGCAGCTCGGCGTCGAGCTGGACGAGCGCGGCAACGTCAAGCGGGACAAGGACTACAAGACCACCGTCCCCGGTGTCTTCGTCGCCGGTGACGCCGGTCGCGGCCAGTCCCTCATCGTGTGGGCGATCGCCGAGGGCCGTGCGGCCGCCGCCGCGGTCGACACCTACCTCACCGGCAGCACGACGCTCCCCGCCCCCATCCCGCCCACGGAGCGCCCCCTCGTCGTCTGA
- the gltB gene encoding glutamate synthase large subunit, with the protein MQAYPSPQGLYDPRFEHDACGVAFVATLTGVPSHEIVAQAVQALRNLEHRGAVGAEPDSGDGAGILLQVPDRFLRDVAGFDLPDAGSYAVGTAFIPGDDEEVLAARKAIEELAAEEDLTVLGWREVPTEPDLLGATARSVMPTFVQLFVSLAGGAGGAGDQMTLERRAFCLRKRAERDTGVYFPSLSSRTLAYKGMLTTDQLDRFFPDLVDERMESAVAVVHSRFSTNTFPSWPLAHPFRFIAHNGEINTVMGNRNWMRAREALLASDKIPGDLSRLFPICTPGASDSASFDEVLELLHLGGRSLPHSVLMMIPEAWENHAEMSELRRAFYGFHSTVMEPWDGPACVVFTDGKQIGAVLDRNGLRPSRYWVTDDGLVVLASEVGVLDIDQSKVVRKGRLQPGRMFLVDTEEHRIIEDEEIKDQLASEHPYDEWLHAGLVRLPDLPEREHIVHTHASVTRRQQVFGYSEEEKRVLLTPMARTGMEPIGSMGTDTPIAALSERPRMLFDYFSQLFAQVTNPPLDAIREELVTSLAGSIGPESNLLEPSPRSCRQVVLPFPVIDNDELAKILHINRDGDMPGFVTHVARGLYDVDGGGPALAQKIDEICREVSEAIAAGARIILLSDRHSTAELAPIPSLLLTAAVHHHLVREKTRTQVGLVVEAGDVREVHHVALLVGYGAAAVNPYLAMESVEDLARDGYFVDVDTDQAVRNLVKALGKGVLKVMSKMGVSTVASYTGAQIFEAVGLAQDVVDRYFTGTVSKLGGVGLDVIAEEVARRHARAYPADGVPSAHRTLEVGGEYQWRREGEPHLFDPETVFRLQHSTRSQRYDVFKQYTSRVDTQSERLMTLRGLFELKGAEALGRTPVPIEEVEPVSEIVKRFSTGAMSYGSISKEAHETLAIAMNRLGGKSNTGEGGEDPDRLYDPERRSSIKQVASGRFGVTAEYLTNSDDIQIKMAQGAKPGEGGQLPGHKVYPWVAKTRHSTPGVGLISPPPHHDIYSIEDLAQLIHDLKNANPSARVHVKLVAEVGVGTVAAGVSKAHADVVLISGHDGGTGASPLTSLKHAGGPWELGLAETQQTLLLNNLRDRIVVQCDGQLKTGRDVVIAALLGAEEYGFATAPLVVSGCIMMRVCHLDTCPVGVATQNPVLRERFTGKPEFVVTFFEYIAEEVREHLAALGFRSLDEAIGHVEALDTVRAVQHWKAAGLDLTPILHRPELPEGAALHHTTGQDHGLDKALDNELVRICADALDRGEPVRAQLQVRNVNRTVGTILGHEVTKRYKGEGLPDGTIDLTFTGSAGQSFGAFLPRGVTLRLEGDANDYVGKGLSGGRIVVRPAQEATFDASQQIIAGNVIGYGATSGEIYLRGQVGERFCVRNSGASAVVEGVGDHGCEYMTGGKVVVLGPTGRNFAAGMSGGYAFVLDLDEGRVNHELVELGPVVDDAATELHDLVRRHHEETGSTVAAALLQDWESSVTRFTEVMPSDYKRVLDARAEALEEGLSEDEAAARIMEVLHG; encoded by the coding sequence ATGCAGGCCTACCCCTCGCCCCAAGGGCTCTACGACCCCCGGTTCGAGCACGACGCGTGCGGGGTGGCGTTCGTCGCCACCCTGACCGGGGTGCCGAGCCACGAGATCGTCGCCCAGGCCGTCCAGGCGCTCCGCAACCTCGAGCACCGCGGTGCCGTCGGTGCCGAGCCGGACTCCGGCGACGGCGCCGGCATCCTGCTCCAGGTCCCCGACCGGTTCCTGCGCGACGTGGCCGGGTTCGACCTGCCCGACGCCGGCTCCTACGCCGTCGGCACCGCTTTCATCCCCGGTGACGATGAGGAGGTGCTCGCCGCCCGCAAGGCGATCGAGGAGCTCGCGGCCGAGGAGGACCTGACCGTGCTCGGCTGGCGCGAGGTGCCGACCGAGCCCGACCTGCTCGGTGCCACCGCCCGCAGCGTCATGCCGACCTTCGTGCAGCTGTTCGTCTCGCTGGCCGGAGGAGCCGGCGGCGCCGGGGACCAGATGACGCTGGAGCGTCGCGCCTTCTGCCTGCGCAAGCGCGCCGAGCGCGACACCGGGGTCTACTTCCCCTCGCTGTCCTCGCGCACCCTGGCCTACAAGGGCATGCTCACCACCGACCAGCTCGACCGGTTCTTCCCCGACCTGGTCGACGAGCGCATGGAGTCCGCCGTCGCGGTGGTCCACTCCCGCTTCTCCACCAACACCTTCCCGAGCTGGCCGCTGGCCCACCCGTTCCGCTTCATCGCCCACAACGGCGAGATCAACACCGTGATGGGCAACCGCAACTGGATGCGGGCCCGCGAGGCCCTGCTCGCCAGCGACAAGATCCCCGGCGACCTGTCGCGCCTGTTCCCGATCTGCACCCCCGGCGCCAGCGACTCGGCGTCCTTCGACGAGGTGCTCGAGCTGCTGCACCTCGGCGGCCGCAGCCTGCCCCACTCGGTGCTGATGATGATCCCGGAGGCGTGGGAGAACCACGCCGAGATGAGCGAGCTGCGGCGCGCCTTCTACGGCTTCCACTCCACCGTCATGGAGCCGTGGGACGGGCCCGCCTGCGTCGTCTTCACCGACGGCAAGCAGATCGGCGCGGTGCTCGACCGCAACGGCCTGCGCCCCAGCCGCTACTGGGTGACCGACGACGGTCTCGTGGTCCTGGCCTCCGAGGTCGGCGTGCTCGACATCGACCAGTCCAAGGTGGTCCGCAAGGGCCGGCTCCAGCCCGGTCGCATGTTCCTCGTCGACACCGAGGAGCACCGGATCATCGAGGACGAGGAGATCAAGGACCAGCTCGCGAGCGAGCACCCGTACGACGAGTGGCTGCACGCCGGCCTCGTGCGGCTCCCCGACCTCCCGGAGCGGGAGCACATCGTCCACACGCACGCCTCGGTCACCCGGCGCCAGCAGGTGTTCGGCTACTCCGAGGAGGAGAAGCGCGTCCTGCTCACCCCGATGGCCAGGACGGGCATGGAGCCGATCGGCTCGATGGGCACCGACACCCCGATCGCGGCCCTGTCGGAGCGTCCGCGGATGCTGTTCGACTACTTCTCCCAGCTGTTCGCGCAGGTGACCAACCCGCCGCTCGACGCGATCCGCGAGGAGCTGGTGACCTCGCTGGCCGGATCCATCGGCCCGGAGTCCAACCTGCTCGAGCCGAGCCCGCGCTCGTGCCGCCAGGTCGTCCTGCCCTTCCCGGTGATCGACAACGACGAGCTCGCCAAGATCCTGCACATCAACCGCGACGGCGACATGCCCGGCTTCGTCACCCACGTGGCGCGCGGGCTCTACGACGTCGACGGCGGCGGCCCCGCGCTCGCGCAGAAGATCGACGAGATCTGCCGCGAGGTCTCCGAGGCGATCGCCGCCGGGGCCCGGATCATCCTCCTCTCGGACCGCCACTCGACCGCCGAGCTGGCGCCGATCCCGTCGCTGCTGCTCACCGCCGCGGTGCACCACCACCTGGTCCGGGAGAAGACCCGCACCCAGGTCGGTCTCGTCGTCGAGGCCGGTGACGTCCGCGAGGTCCACCACGTCGCGCTGCTGGTCGGCTACGGCGCCGCGGCGGTCAACCCCTACCTCGCGATGGAGTCCGTCGAGGACCTCGCCCGCGACGGCTACTTCGTCGACGTGGACACCGACCAGGCCGTCCGCAACCTGGTCAAGGCGCTCGGCAAGGGCGTGCTCAAGGTGATGAGCAAGATGGGCGTCTCGACGGTCGCCTCCTACACCGGCGCGCAGATCTTCGAGGCCGTCGGCCTGGCCCAGGACGTCGTCGACCGTTACTTCACCGGCACGGTGAGCAAGCTCGGCGGCGTCGGTCTCGACGTCATCGCCGAGGAGGTCGCCCGCCGCCACGCCCGTGCCTACCCCGCCGACGGCGTGCCGTCCGCGCACCGCACGCTCGAGGTGGGCGGGGAGTACCAGTGGCGCCGCGAGGGCGAGCCGCACCTGTTCGACCCCGAGACGGTCTTCCGGCTGCAGCACTCCACCCGCAGCCAGCGCTACGACGTCTTCAAGCAGTACACCTCCCGCGTGGACACCCAGTCGGAGCGGCTGATGACGCTGCGCGGCCTGTTCGAGCTCAAGGGCGCCGAGGCGCTGGGCCGCACCCCGGTGCCGATCGAGGAGGTCGAGCCGGTCTCCGAGATCGTCAAGCGGTTCTCGACCGGTGCGATGTCCTACGGGTCGATCAGCAAGGAGGCCCACGAGACCCTCGCGATCGCGATGAACCGCCTCGGCGGCAAGTCCAACACCGGCGAGGGCGGCGAGGACCCCGACCGGCTCTACGACCCCGAGCGCCGCTCGTCGATCAAGCAGGTCGCCTCGGGCCGCTTCGGCGTGACCGCGGAGTACCTCACCAACTCCGACGACATCCAGATCAAGATGGCGCAGGGTGCCAAGCCCGGCGAGGGCGGCCAGCTGCCCGGCCACAAGGTCTACCCGTGGGTGGCCAAGACCCGGCACAGCACGCCCGGCGTGGGCCTGATCTCGCCGCCGCCGCACCACGACATCTACTCGATCGAGGACCTGGCCCAGCTGATCCACGACCTCAAGAACGCCAACCCCTCGGCCCGCGTGCACGTCAAGCTGGTCGCCGAGGTCGGCGTGGGCACGGTCGCGGCCGGCGTCTCCAAGGCGCACGCCGACGTGGTGCTGATCTCCGGCCACGACGGCGGCACGGGCGCCTCGCCGCTCACGTCGCTCAAGCACGCCGGTGGTCCGTGGGAGCTCGGCCTGGCCGAGACCCAGCAGACGCTGCTGCTCAACAACCTGCGCGACCGCATCGTCGTGCAGTGCGACGGGCAGCTCAAGACCGGCCGCGACGTCGTCATCGCCGCGCTGCTCGGTGCCGAGGAGTACGGCTTCGCGACCGCGCCGTTGGTGGTCTCGGGCTGCATCATGATGCGGGTCTGCCACCTCGACACCTGCCCGGTGGGCGTCGCGACGCAGAACCCTGTCCTGCGCGAGCGCTTCACCGGCAAGCCGGAGTTCGTGGTGACGTTCTTCGAGTACATCGCCGAGGAGGTGCGCGAGCACCTCGCCGCGCTGGGCTTCCGCAGCCTGGACGAGGCGATCGGTCACGTCGAGGCGCTCGACACGGTCCGCGCGGTCCAGCACTGGAAGGCCGCGGGCCTCGACCTGACGCCGATCCTGCACCGGCCCGAGCTCCCCGAGGGTGCGGCGCTGCACCACACCACCGGCCAGGACCACGGGCTGGACAAGGCCCTGGACAACGAGCTGGTCCGCATCTGCGCCGACGCGCTCGACAGGGGCGAGCCGGTCCGGGCGCAGCTCCAGGTGCGCAACGTCAACCGCACCGTCGGCACGATCCTCGGCCACGAGGTGACCAAGCGCTACAAGGGCGAGGGGCTGCCCGACGGCACGATCGACCTCACCTTCACCGGGTCGGCCGGCCAGTCGTTCGGCGCCTTCCTCCCGCGCGGCGTCACGCTGCGGCTCGAGGGCGACGCCAACGACTACGTCGGCAAGGGCCTGTCCGGCGGCCGCATCGTCGTACGCCCGGCGCAGGAGGCGACCTTCGACGCCTCGCAGCAGATCATCGCCGGCAACGTGATCGGCTACGGCGCGACCAGCGGCGAGATCTACCTCCGCGGCCAGGTTGGCGAGCGGTTCTGCGTCCGCAACTCCGGTGCCAGCGCCGTCGTCGAGGGCGTGGGCGACCACGGCTGCGAGTACATGACCGGGGGCAAGGTCGTCGTCCTCGGTCCCACCGGGCGCAACTTCGCCGCGGGCATGTCCGGCGGCTACGCGTTCGTGCTCGACCTCGACGAGGGCCGGGTCAACCACGAGCTCGTCGAGCTCGGCCCGGTCGTCGACGACGCGGCCACCGAGCTGCACGACCTGGTGCGACGCCACCACGAGGAGACCGGCTCCACCGTCGCGGCCGCGCTCCTGCAGGACTGGGAGAGCTCGGTGACGCGCTTCACCGAGGTCATGCCCAGCGACTACAAGCGGGTCCTCGACGCCCGAGCCGAGGCCCTCGAGGAGGGCCTCAGCGAGGACGAGGCCGCCGCCCGGATCATGGAGGTCCTCCATGGGTGA